One part of the Humulus lupulus chromosome 9, drHumLupu1.1, whole genome shotgun sequence genome encodes these proteins:
- the LOC133802285 gene encoding flavonoid 3',5'-methyltransferase-like, giving the protein MAGTPDKIILKSPALIEYIFQTNAYPREHEQLKELREATVKNYDKISLMSVPVDEGQLLSMLLKVMNAKKTIEVGVFTGYSLLTTALALPAHGNIIAIDTNREAYDFGMEFIKKAGVDHKINFIHSDASSVLNGLINDEKEVGTFDFAFVDANKEEYEKYHEQLVKLVKIGGVMAYDNTLWFGSVAETCEEFKQNSYDHHDLLMKIRNVIRDFNTFTANDPCIESSLVSIGDGLTLCRRLY; this is encoded by the exons ATGGCAGGTACACCAGATAAGATCATCCTTAAATCCCCAGCGCTTATAgag tACATTTTTCAAACAAATGCTTATCCAAGAGAACACGAGCAATTGAAGGAGTTGAGAGAAGCCACCGTAAAGAACTATGATAAAATAAG TTTGATGAGTGTACCAGTAGATGAAGGGCAGCTTCTGTCGATGCTTTTGAAAGTGATGAATGCAAAGAAGACTATTGAAGTCGGAGTCTTTACTGGCTATTCTCTTCTTACCACTGCTCTTGCTCTCCCTGCCCATGGaaat ATAATAGCCATTGATACAAATAGAGAAGCGTATGATTTTGGAATGGAGTTTATTAAAAAAGCTGGTGTTGATCACAAAATTAACTTCATTCACTCTGATGCTTCCTCTGTTCTTAATGGTCTTATCAACGAT GAGAAAGAAGTAGGGACATTTGATTTTGCATTTGTGGATGCTAACAAAGAGGAGTACGAGAAATATCACGAACAACTTGTAAAGCTAGTTAAGATTGGTGGAGTAATGGCATATGACAACACCTTATGGTTTGGGTCAGTGGCAGAAACATGTGAGGAATTCAAGCAAAACAGTTATGATCATCATGATTTGCTAATGAAAATCAGAAATGTTATACGAGATTTCAATACCTTCACAGCCAATGATCCTTGCATCGAATCATCTCTTGTTTCTATCGGAGATGGACTTACCCTATGCAGACGTCTCTATTGA
- the LOC133802284 gene encoding uncharacterized protein LOC133802284 yields the protein PNMKEVVREEVIKLLDVGIIYPISDSQWVKNAFDFDNNCHVAFEKLKNLLTTAPIIRPPDWKIPFEIMCDASDYAIGAVLGQRLEKIPHVIYYAKFDLEIRDKKGSENVVADHLSRLVVETIHDSTPITETFPDEQLMHVSSLPWYADIVNYLVTKEIPSHWSKHDKSKFYSEVKNFIWDDPYLFKYCPDQIIRRCIPNCDQSKIISFCHDHACGGHFSVDYVSKWVEAIACHTNDHKVVLRFLKDNIFSRFGSPRAIISDNGTHFCNKPFEHLMKQYGITHKVSTPYHPQTSGQVEVSNREVKHILEKTVNVFPHGAIEIENPKNGDIFKVNGQKLKPFLELKTDEVDEILLEDPVYHAL from the exons ccaaatatgaaagaagtagttagagaagaggtcataaaattgttagacgtaggtatcatttaccctatttctgatagtcaatgggtta aaaatgcttttgactttgataataattgccatgttgcctttgaaaaattaaaaaatttgttgactactgcacccattattcgacctcctgattggaaaataccttttgaaataatgtgtgatgcttctgattatgctataggtgctgtcttaggacaaagacttgaaaaaatacctcatgtaatttactatgcta aatttgacttagaaatacgtgataaaaaaggatctgaaaatgttgttgctgatcatttatctagactagttgttgaaactatacatgattccacccctatcactgaaacttttcctgatgaacaattgatgcatgtttcttccttgccttggtatgctgatattgttaattatttggtcactaaagaaataccatctcattggtctaagcatgataaatctaaattttattctgaggtgaaaaactttatttgggatgatccttacttgtttaaatactgccctgatcaaataattagaagatgcattccaaactgtgatcaatctaaaatcatatctttctgtcatgatcatgcatgtggaggacattttagtg tcgattatgtatctaaatgggttgaagctattgcatgccacactaatgaccacaaagttgtgcttcggtttttgaaagacaatatattttcccgttttggttcaccgcgtgctataattagtgataacggtacacacttttgtaataagccatttgaacatttgatgaaacaatatggcattacacataaagtctcaacaccatatcacccacaaactagtggtcaagttgaagtgtctaatagggaagttaagcacattttagaaaaaactgtgaa tgtttttccacatggagctattgaaattgaaaatcctaaaaatggtgatatatttaaagttaacggacaaaaattaaaaccatttttagaattaaaaactgatgaagtggatgagatactccttgaggaccctgtttaccatgctctttga